A window of the Desulfovibrio sp. TomC genome harbors these coding sequences:
- a CDS encoding carboxypeptidase-like regulatory domain-containing protein encodes MLVDSGAFDLRSVFQFVLCYSRKRFDDRRNAANSILPYPFGESLSEDGDIVRRFFLVDVDRCLRQIVHFVVKFVCLLSHQTSDVFFDAHIKVAAIYLKRGKLMQYLRTFLLFFVMVFLCFTLAMAGTGTISGHLMDVGNNPIAGYSVTAYASKQMGGGNPIASVLTNSDGSFTMTGVPEGTVYIQSSGATAEKNYQWMYWDGVSGSTNYNDSVAVTVVSSTPATNINMQLLAGGTVKATFKDTAGAAVNNLGLLLYPGAACNTQNLPSYPATQGSNELTAYGVPPGTVYAKPWTNDSSLSYILPWWNAGSGTTNCSGALGIGVSVNQTSSIEFSLSLGGKITGTVKAPNGSALANMSVYAFTGSPCGQTNNVASAYTNQSGEYSLVVPGNESYFIRAYYYNTRIYIPLWGDDATGNFNCSSAVPVAVSSGSTVSGTNFSMQLGGSISGTVNGVSANPLSGIAVQAYDAQGYYINQATTASNGTYTISGVPLGYALLYANGTANSQNFVRKWWDGGVGDLNRYRATGVSVTTATPVGGVDFVLEAGGTVTGAIVDHNGSPLSGMSIRAYAEAPVNSISSFTSTTTNPSGVYTLSGVPGQVFIEANSASSGINAVPAWWNGSGGVFGPANARPLTVSPSTTVSGINMQLAQGGTITGKITDSNLNGLSGMGVMAAVETDCSMAQAATATTDANGVYTLVGIPTGKAHVYGSGGTYVPMWKSATGAAATSQDSLVIPVVAGQTVSGIDVPLPVGGTIAGTVLGSDNKPLYGVIVTATDQACPTTALSFGASAISYLDGTYTLRGVPVGTAYVTTSPALRRSDQAITWYNGGTGSGSCSAAQAVPVAAATPASGVNLTMPHGEIIRGRLTKTGNVGLGCISVWAKAASACADGAYLATGLSLYDGTYSMYGLPAGSVYVGTKAAATSQRFLDQYWNGTTGVSTCAQAVGIATSGGGVLGNVNMTLPAMASSIAGPALLLDGQ; translated from the coding sequence ATGCTGGTAGACAGTGGAGCATTCGATTTGCGGTCTGTATTCCAATTTGTATTGTGCTATAGCAGAAAGCGGTTTGATGATCGGCGTAATGCTGCCAATTCTATTTTGCCGTACCCTTTTGGTGAATCCTTGTCTGAGGATGGCGACATTGTCAGACGGTTCTTCCTGGTTGACGTCGACCGTTGTCTGCGGCAAATAGTTCACTTTGTTGTGAAGTTTGTCTGTTTATTGTCTCATCAAACTAGTGATGTTTTTTTTGATGCGCACATCAAAGTCGCGGCCATTTACTTGAAGAGAGGGAAACTAATGCAGTATCTGAGAACATTTCTCTTGTTTTTTGTTATGGTATTTTTATGTTTCACCCTGGCCATGGCAGGGACAGGGACTATTTCAGGTCACTTGATGGACGTTGGAAATAACCCAATCGCGGGTTATTCTGTCACTGCCTACGCATCGAAACAAATGGGTGGGGGTAATCCCATCGCTTCAGTGCTGACAAACTCGGATGGCAGCTTTACGATGACGGGCGTTCCGGAAGGAACTGTCTACATTCAGTCGTCCGGGGCCACTGCCGAGAAGAACTATCAGTGGATGTATTGGGACGGTGTATCCGGAAGCACCAACTACAATGACTCCGTCGCCGTGACAGTGGTCAGCAGCACTCCGGCCACAAACATCAATATGCAACTGTTGGCCGGCGGGACAGTCAAGGCTACGTTCAAGGACACAGCCGGAGCAGCAGTTAATAATTTGGGACTGCTGCTCTATCCCGGAGCTGCCTGCAATACCCAGAATCTGCCGAGTTATCCGGCCACGCAAGGCAGCAACGAGCTGACGGCGTATGGCGTGCCTCCGGGGACCGTGTATGCCAAACCGTGGACGAACGATTCCAGCTTGTCCTATATCCTGCCCTGGTGGAACGCGGGAAGTGGCACTACGAACTGTAGTGGCGCTCTTGGTATTGGAGTGTCTGTCAACCAGACGTCCAGCATTGAGTTCTCGCTTAGCCTTGGCGGTAAAATTACCGGGACGGTCAAGGCGCCTAATGGCAGTGCTTTGGCAAATATGAGCGTTTATGCATTCACTGGATCGCCGTGTGGTCAGACAAATAACGTCGCTAGCGCATACACGAATCAATCTGGTGAGTATTCGTTGGTTGTTCCAGGGAATGAAAGCTATTTTATTAGAGCATATTATTACAATACTCGGATATACATCCCCCTGTGGGGAGATGATGCAACCGGGAATTTTAATTGCTCCAGTGCCGTGCCTGTGGCTGTAAGTTCCGGCTCAACAGTGTCTGGAACAAATTTCTCCATGCAGCTCGGCGGATCTATTTCCGGTACTGTCAATGGTGTTTCTGCCAACCCCTTGAGTGGTATTGCCGTCCAGGCCTACGACGCTCAGGGCTACTATATCAATCAGGCCACTACAGCCTCCAATGGCACCTATACGATCAGCGGCGTGCCCTTGGGCTATGCCCTGCTCTATGCCAACGGCACGGCCAATTCCCAGAACTTCGTGCGCAAATGGTGGGATGGCGGCGTGGGCGACCTGAACCGCTACCGGGCCACAGGCGTTTCCGTGACCACGGCGACTCCGGTTGGCGGCGTGGACTTTGTCCTTGAAGCTGGCGGCACCGTGACCGGCGCCATAGTCGACCACAACGGCTCACCCTTGTCTGGTATGAGCATCCGGGCCTATGCCGAGGCCCCCGTGAATTCCATTAGCAGCTTCACCTCAACGACCACCAATCCCAGTGGCGTCTATACCCTCTCTGGTGTCCCCGGGCAGGTGTTTATCGAAGCCAACAGCGCCTCGTCCGGCATCAATGCGGTGCCTGCCTGGTGGAATGGTTCAGGTGGCGTGTTCGGCCCGGCCAATGCCCGGCCCCTGACGGTCTCGCCGTCGACCACTGTTTCGGGCATCAATATGCAGCTGGCCCAGGGCGGGACCATTACCGGGAAGATCACAGACAGCAACCTGAACGGCCTGTCTGGGATGGGGGTCATGGCCGCAGTGGAAACGGATTGCTCCATGGCCCAGGCCGCGACAGCCACCACCGACGCAAACGGCGTCTACACCCTTGTCGGGATACCGACGGGCAAGGCCCATGTGTACGGGAGCGGCGGGACCTATGTCCCCATGTGGAAGAGCGCGACCGGGGCGGCGGCCACGAGCCAGGACTCCCTGGTCATCCCTGTTGTTGCCGGGCAGACGGTTTCCGGGATTGATGTGCCGTTGCCCGTGGGCGGAACCATTGCCGGCACCGTGCTTGGTTCCGACAACAAGCCTCTGTACGGCGTCATTGTCACGGCAACCGATCAGGCCTGTCCCACAACGGCTCTTTCGTTTGGCGCATCCGCCATCAGCTATCTGGATGGAACGTACACCCTGCGCGGCGTGCCGGTCGGCACGGCCTACGTGACAACGAGTCCGGCTCTACGTCGCAGCGACCAGGCCATAACCTGGTATAACGGGGGAACAGGCTCCGGCTCCTGCTCCGCTGCCCAGGCCGTGCCCGTAGCGGCCGCAACGCCCGCCAGCGGCGTCAACCTGACGATGCCCCATGGCGAGATCATTCGCGGCAGGCTCACCAAGACCGGCAACGTCGGGCTGGGTTGTATTTCTGTTTGGGCCAAGGCTGCAAGCGCCTGCGCAGACGGTGCATACCTCGCCACAGGCTTGTCCCTGTATGACGGCACCTATTCGATGTATGGACTGCCGGCCGGCAGCGTCTATGTCGGCACGAAGGCTGCCGCCACCAGCCAGCGGTTTCTGGACCAGTATTGGAACGGTACGACCGGGGTGTCGACCTGTGCCCAGGCTGTCGGCATTGCCACGTCCGGGGGCGGCGTTCTCGGCAACGTGAACATGACGTTGCCGGCCATGGCCTCGTCGATCGCCGGCCCTGCCCTGCTGTTGGACGGCCAGTAA
- a CDS encoding Flp family type IVb pilin produces the protein MLTAITNFIRDEEGATAVEYGLMAALIAAVIITAVTAVGTSLSKLFDGISTSLTAAAS, from the coding sequence ATGCTGACCGCCATCACCAATTTCATCCGCGACGAAGAAGGGGCCACGGCAGTTGAATACGGGCTTATGGCCGCTCTGATCGCCGCCGTCATCATCACCGCCGTCACCGCCGTCGGCACCAGCCTGTCCAAGCTGTTCGATGGAATCTCCACGTCCCTGACGGCCGCTGCCTCCTAA
- a CDS encoding Flp family type IVb pilin: MTAITNFIRDEEGATAVEYGLMAALIAAVIITAVTAVGTSLSKLFDGISTSLTAAAS; the protein is encoded by the coding sequence GTGACCGCCATCACCAATTTCATCCGCGACGAAGAAGGGGCCACGGCAGTTGAATACGGGCTTATGGCCGCTCTGATCGCCGCCGTCATCATCACCGCCGTCACCGCCGTCGGCACCAGCCTGTCCAAGCTGTTCGATGGAATCTCCACGTCCCTGACGGCCGCTGCCTCCTAA
- a CDS encoding PaaI family thioesterase, whose translation MNANTHLRINPDLCGRPISLAPGQAVARLTATTAMAADDRGLVHGGFVFGLADYAAMLAVNDPLVVLGAADIRFTAPAIVGDELEAEATVRETAGKKRLVDVVVRREAETVLTGSFTCFVPAAHVLSR comes from the coding sequence TTGAACGCCAACACCCACCTCCGCATCAATCCCGACCTGTGCGGCCGCCCCATATCCCTGGCCCCGGGGCAGGCCGTGGCGCGGCTGACCGCCACGACGGCCATGGCCGCCGACGACCGGGGCCTGGTCCACGGCGGCTTTGTCTTCGGCCTGGCCGACTATGCCGCCATGCTGGCGGTCAATGATCCCCTCGTGGTGCTCGGCGCGGCCGACATCCGGTTCACCGCCCCGGCGATTGTCGGCGATGAGCTTGAGGCCGAGGCCACGGTGCGGGAGACCGCCGGCAAAAAGCGTCTGGTGGATGTCGTGGTGCGCCGGGAAGCCGAAACCGTGCTGACCGGCAGTTTCACCTGTTTTGTCCCGGCTGCCCACGTCCTTAGCCGCTGA
- a CDS encoding Flp family type IVb pilin produces the protein MLTAITNFIRDEEGATAVEYGLMAALIAAVIITAVTAVGTSLSKLFDGISTSLTAAAS, from the coding sequence ATGTTGACCGCCATCACCAATTTCATCCGCGACGAAGAAGGGGCCACGGCAGTTGAATACGGGCTTATGGCCGCTCTGATCGCCGCCGTCATCATCACCGCCGTCACCGCCGTCGGCACCAGCCTGTCCAAGCTGTTCGATGGAATCTCCACCTCCCTGACGGCCGCTGCCTCCTAA
- a CDS encoding Flp family type IVb pilin, translating to MPPAITRFIRDETGATAVEYGLMVALISTAILVVVTAIGVSMATIYQRIADTISP from the coding sequence ATGCCGCCAGCCATCACCAGGTTTATCCGGGACGAGACCGGGGCCACCGCAGTTGAATACGGACTCATGGTCGCTTTGATCTCCACGGCCATCCTCGTCGTCGTCACCGCCATCGGCGTCTCCATGGCCACGATCTACCAGCGCATCGCCGATACGATCAGCCCCTAA